In Paracholeplasma morum, the genomic window TTATGGCCATTACCGTTACAAAAGAAAACTTCAAGAGTTTAGTATTAGACTCAAAAGAACCAGTTTTAGTAGACTTCTGGGCTGCTTGGTGCAGACCTTGTCAAATGCTTGGACCAATCGTTGACTCTCTTTCAACTGAAGTTGAAGGATTAGCTAAAGTAGTTAAAATCAACGTGGATGAACAACCTGAACTTGCAAATGAATTTAGAATCATGAGCATTCCAACCATCCTTGTGTTCAAAAACGGAAAAGTTGCAAACCAAGCAATTGGTGTACGTTCTAAAGACGAGCTAAGAAAACTATTAGGCGTTTAAGATGTACGATACAATCATCATCGGTAAAGGGCCTGCTGGAATTTCAGCGGCCATTTATTTAAAAAGATCTAATAAGCACGTATTAGTTATCGGAAAAGACAATGGGTCACTCTATGATGGTGTCATGATTGACAACTATTATGGATTTCCTGGAGGAATTTCTGGTACTGAGCTTATTGAACGTGGCGTAAAACAGGCTACAGAATTTGGGATTGAAGTGCTTCAAGAGGAAGTGATTGCAATCGATAAATTGGATCATTTTACAGTAACCACAAATAAGAATACTTACGAGGCAAAAACAGTACTGCTTGCTACAGGTAAACCAAGAACGACTTTAAGGATTAAAGGATTTCAACAATATAGAGGCAAGGGCATTAGTTTTTGTGTAACTTGTGATGGGTTCTTCTTTAGAGGTAAACACTTAGCATTGATTGGATATAATGACTTTATGCTTCATGAACTCAAAGACATGGAGTTCTTAACTGACAAAATCACCATTTTTACAAATGGTAACCCACTTACTGTTCCTGTAGAAGGGTATCCAGTTGTAGAAGACAAAATCATTGAAATCACAGGCGATGGTGAAGTTGCAAAGAGTATACTCACTGAAAATGGCGAATATGCCATTGATGGAATCTTTGTAGCTTTAGGTAGCCCAGGTGCAGTCGATTTTGCAACAAGAATTGGTGCGCTCGTTGAGGGCAGTAACTTAGTCGTTAACGAAGATTTCCAAACAAACATTGAAGGTCTATTTGCAGCTGGAGATACTGTTGGTGGCGTATTGCAAGTCGCAAAAGCCGCTGCAGATGGTATGCATGCTGCAATCGCATTAAAGAAAATACTAAAAAAATAAGACAAATCAGATTTGTCTTTTCTTTTTATAAAGCCATTTACCAGCTTTATTCACAGCTACATTTACTAGCGGCTGTACCTAGTTTTTTCAGTAGTTCTTGTAGTGTTTTTTCTTCTGCCTCTGTTAGAACTTTTAGCACTTTTTTAATGTTTGCTTCATGAGCTGGATATACTTTATCCATCTTATTCTTACCCTCATCGGTTAGTCTCAAGATGAAGCTTCGTTTGTCCTTAATAGATTTCTCTCTAACAATATAACCACGTTTTGCTAAGTTGTCTAGTACATAGGTCATACTCGAATTTGCGATCAAAACTTTGTCCGTTACTTCTTGAACAGTAAGTTCACCTTTATGATAAAGGGCTTCAAGCGTTCCAAACTCACTGACATTTAATCCATACTGTTCAATATCTTTTTTAATAATTCCTTCAAAACTGTTTTTAGCTCTGAATAGAATAGTAACTGTTTTTAAATCTCTCATTAGAAATACTCCTTATTAAAGATTTTATCACTGCGTTTTGTATCAATTGGTCTTACAACACTTTCCACATAAGCACGGCGATTTCTAAATCTTGGTGGCAATGCTAACGTTTCACCTAAGTTCTCTAGCGTTTCTTCATCGTCGATGAATCCTGGACCTTCTGTAGCAAACTCAAATAGAATTCCTTTATATAGTCTAGTGTATAAAGATTCGAAATAGAATCTATCCACATAACCAGAGTTTGGTGCGCCAAGTGCATTCAAGTAACCTTCCCAATCGGTTAAGGCAGCTTTATCTTTAACTCTGAATGCTACGTGGTGAACAGATCCGAATCCTTGTTGGGCTTCTGGCATCATCAATTGATGCTCAATGATGACTCTACCGTTGTTTCCACCTTTACCCATTTCATATAATGTATAAGGCTTCTCTTGAGCGATGACTCTCATGCCTAGGAATCTGCTTAACACACCATCCATTTTATCCACGTCTGCTACTCTAAAGAAAATTGGACCTAAACCCATTATCGCATATTCATCAGGTACTGGGCCTTTACGCCATGGGTGATTATCATATTCTACAGTATCTGTCTCATCTGAGAATATCGCATACGCTTGATCGTCAAAATCATTAAAGAACAGTACCTTCTTGCCAAACATGGTTTTGATTGGTTCATGAGGCACGTGGTAGTGATCCAAACGTTTAACCCAATAATTCAGTGCTTCATCTGTTAATACTCTAAAGCCAGTTCTCGAGATTTCATTCGTCCCTCTAACTGCTTTTCTAATCCCTCTAAAATCAAAGAAGGTCATATCAGTTCCAGCTTGCCCAATTTCATCGGCAAAGAATAAGTGGTAAGTATTAATATCATCTTGGTTAACTGTTTTCTTTACAAGTCTAATACCTAATACTCTTGTAAAAAAATCATAAATAAGTTTTGCGTCACTTGTAATTGCAGTAACGTGGTGAATACCATTTACTTGTAACATATTAGTCACATCCTTCATTTACTATTATATTTCGAATTCGAATTATATTCAAGACATTTGCTTTAAAAAACAACCACAATATTGTGGCTGTTCATAATTAGCGTTTCTTAGTTAGCTTGTACCATCTAGTTGTCAGTTCAATTAGTGTTACAAACCATGCAATAGCCAACCCACCTCTAATGAAGCGATCTGCATATAGATTTAGTGTATCTACTGACTTTTCTGATGCAACTGATATGGCATTAACGAAAGCTGGTTCAAATGGAGAGACTGATAGTAAGTATACTGTAAAGGCAATTAATGATGCTACTTCTAGGATGCTAAATACTAAACCAGATTTAATATTAAAACGTCTATAAACGATTCTGTAAATAGATCCAGCTAATCCGATTAGCATTCCAACACCGCATATTAGAGCTATCCAAAGTGACTCAGTCGTTTTTAGTATATGGCCATTATAAATGAAGTTAATGTTATCATCTAAGATAATGTTAATGTCACTGTAGTTGGATAAAATGAACCACAAGAAGAATCCACCGAAAACAACTGTTAGAATGACTTCGACGATAGCATCTGTTCTTTCACTCTTCAAGTCTTTATTTTCTGGAACTTTTGCAAGTTTGGTTGGATCGAACTCATCTGTTTTTTGGTTGTAATCCAAGGACCAAAATATAACAGTTACTACAGCAAATGCGAAGAAGATAGATCCGAATAAATCCCCGGTAATTTCTGTAAGAATTGTACTAAGAATCTTAATCCCTGTTTGTTCTAGGATGCCTGATACAACTGCTGATACAATATTTATCGAAACAAATACGATCAATACAATTTTGAGTACTTTGATATAATCATCATAAAGTCTTGGAGAGATGACATATCTCTTCTTTTCTTTGTATTCAAGTGCAAGCACATCCGGTCTACCTAATTGTTTTAAAACCTTAATTGTATTTGCTTCAGAGATATCATCTCCAAGCATATCTAATATATTTCCTCTTAATTCATCTTCAATATCTTTGCGCTTTGATTCTTCAAGGCGTTTGGTTACGTCATATATGTAACGTTCAATTAGATCATTCATTTTTCTTCTCCTTCAATTAATTGTCTCATTTGCTTTGTGTTATACTCCCATGTATTAAGTAAGTGACTTAATACTTCATCACCAAATTCGCTTAGCATATAATACTTTCTAGGTCTTGATTCCGTCGTATCCCAATTAGATACTAGTAACCCTTGTGTCTCTAAACGTCTAAGTAGTGGGTATAGTGTCCCAGCTTCTATCTGAATGGCCTTTTCTTCTAGCGCTTGTAACAACGAGTACCCGTATTGCTCTTTTTTTAATAAATATAATACTTGTAGGGTCTGTGTTCCCCTTTTTAACTCAACTTCGAAGTTAGTTATGAGTGTGTCTTTATCCACTGTATCACCTCGACTATTATTATACTGTATGTCATACACTATTGTCAATAATATAATGTTAAATATTATAAAATAAAAGCCAGAGAACAGTATTCTCTGGCGTCATGTTATAAAACAGTATCGTCAATTGTGTCTAAAAACGCAAATAACGGTTCAATTGTCTTCTTGATCGTGCCATCAACGAATGGACTTTCAAGTGAAGCTGACTTCATTAATTCAACAAATCCTTTTGATCCACCTAGTTTACATAACGCTACATAACTATTCCATGCTTCTTTATGGTCTTTATGGTTTCTAATCCAGTATTGGAACGCACATACTTGAGCTAGTGTATAATCGATATAATAGAATGGGCTATCGAATATATGGATTTGACGATACCAGAACGTTCCACTATCTAGGAAAGTATCATCATCGTAATCTTTGTCAGGTAAGTAGATTTTTTCCAGTCTTCTCCAAGTGTCTTTACGTTCTTTTGGAGTCATGGTTGGGTTTTGGTATACTTCGTGTTGGAATTCATCAACCAATGCCCCATATGGTAAGAATGAGATTGCGCTTGATAGATGGTTAAAATAGTATTTGGTTGCATCTTCTTTGAAGAAACTTTCCATCCATGGCCATGCGAAGAATTCCATACTCATTGAATGAATCTCACAAGCTTCATAGCCTGGGAATCTTTGACTTGGATTAATAAAATCTTTAGCTTGGTATACTT contains:
- a CDS encoding NAD(P)/FAD-dependent oxidoreductase — protein: MYDTIIIGKGPAGISAAIYLKRSNKHVLVIGKDNGSLYDGVMIDNYYGFPGGISGTELIERGVKQATEFGIEVLQEEVIAIDKLDHFTVTTNKNTYEAKTVLLATGKPRTTLRIKGFQQYRGKGISFCVTCDGFFFRGKHLALIGYNDFMLHELKDMEFLTDKITIFTNGNPLTVPVEGYPVVEDKIIEITGDGEVAKSILTENGEYAIDGIFVALGSPGAVDFATRIGALVEGSNLVVNEDFQTNIEGLFAAGDTVGGVLQVAKAAADGMHAAIALKKILKK
- a CDS encoding MarR family winged helix-turn-helix transcriptional regulator → MRDLKTVTILFRAKNSFEGIIKKDIEQYGLNVSEFGTLEALYHKGELTVQEVTDKVLIANSSMTYVLDNLAKRGYIVREKSIKDKRSFILRLTDEGKNKMDKVYPAHEANIKKVLKVLTEAEEKTLQELLKKLGTAASKCSCE
- the trxA gene encoding thioredoxin, whose protein sequence is MAITVTKENFKSLVLDSKEPVLVDFWAAWCRPCQMLGPIVDSLSTEVEGLAKVVKINVDEQPELANEFRIMSIPTILVFKNGKVANQAIGVRSKDELRKLLGV
- a CDS encoding PadR family transcriptional regulator → MDKDTLITNFEVELKRGTQTLQVLYLLKKEQYGYSLLQALEEKAIQIEAGTLYPLLRRLETQGLLVSNWDTTESRPRKYYMLSEFGDEVLSHLLNTWEYNTKQMRQLIEGEEK
- a CDS encoding VOC family protein, whose protein sequence is MLQVNGIHHVTAITSDAKLIYDFFTRVLGIRLVKKTVNQDDINTYHLFFADEIGQAGTDMTFFDFRGIRKAVRGTNEISRTGFRVLTDEALNYWVKRLDHYHVPHEPIKTMFGKKVLFFNDFDDQAYAIFSDETDTVEYDNHPWRKGPVPDEYAIMGLGPIFFRVADVDKMDGVLSRFLGMRVIAQEKPYTLYEMGKGGNNGRVIIEHQLMMPEAQQGFGSVHHVAFRVKDKAALTDWEGYLNALGAPNSGYVDRFYFESLYTRLYKGILFEFATEGPGFIDDEETLENLGETLALPPRFRNRRAYVESVVRPIDTKRSDKIFNKEYF